A genomic region of Raphanus sativus cultivar WK10039 chromosome 6, ASM80110v3, whole genome shotgun sequence contains the following coding sequences:
- the LOC108809083 gene encoding PRA1 family protein F2, whose amino-acid sequence MTNYGAIPTSSHPSPPVDLEYISHVRHRIKSGLATRRPWRSMFDLESMSLPHGFFDAISRTKTNLVYFRANYAIAVLFMLFASLLYHPTSLLVLAILVVFWIFLYFLRDEPLVVFGHQVDDRTVMICLSVLTIGMLLFTHATGNILGSLLTALVLVMIHAAVRRSDNLYSDEEAAAVTEASGLTSYPSS is encoded by the coding sequence ATGACAAACTACGGCGCGATCCCGACGTCATCTCATCCATCTCCACCGGTGGATCTCGAGTACATCTCACACGTCAGGCACCGTATCAAATCAGGTCTAGCCACGCGCCGCCCATGGCGATCGATGTTCGATCTCGAATCCATGTCCCTACCTCACGGTTTCTTCGACGCGATCTCGAGAACGAAGACGAATCTCGTCTACTTCAGAGCCAACTACGCCATCGCCGTCCTCTTCATGCTCTTCGCGAGCCTCCTCTACCACCCGACCTCGCTCCTCGTCCTCGCCATCTTGGTCGTCTTCTGGATCTTCCTCTACTTCCTCCGCGACGAGCCTCTCGTCGTCTTCGGTCACCAGGTGGACGATCGGACGGTCATGATCTGTCTATCGGTTTTGACCATCGGCATGCTTTTGTTCACCCACGCCACGGGGAATATACTCGGGTCGCTGTTGACCGCCCTCGTGTTGGTTATGATCCACGCGGCGGTTAGGAGGAGTGATAATTTGTACTCTGATGAGGAAGCTGCGGCGGTGACTGAAGCTTCGGGGCTGACGTCATACCCTTCCTCGTGA
- the LOC108813776 gene encoding uncharacterized protein LOC108813776 — MSGGYHDPRGFSPERLLEDLQIQTVEIQRLFSDNHRLAEDRVLLDRELGSSKEELHRMSLALSELRAEYDHQSREFSERMQDDARALDSCKEEIHRMKLMVSDLRAEQDLQSREFSEKREEDGRAIESYKEENAELRGEVQKLNGVKRELGGDVEILRKDLVKLQSENKQVPGLRAEVQDLKKELMHARGAIEYEKKEKFELMEQRQSMENNMVSMAREVEKLRAELAAVDSRPWGYGGSYGMNFNNMDGSFRGSYGEHNGFLMPSERGMNLQAQPRNTGNQTASNRAEAAEILECTRSVGQPQNGANGQAQVPVGDTAAVSAAVLHGLKELFGPLLQQNSAGGLASRAAAVLQVQGGAGLEKPSPLVPATGPIPSYWDALRRMRDLGTETFGGGADRVAADNWWQLLERNFEFSMCPVEYRKELAAHYLREEAHIWWENVVQGTPEGYVLNWYDFKDEFARRYFPEEAIDQMDKDFAELRQGTRTVREYEQEFHRLRKFVSRCVDEREHIKKFVRGLRVDIKNRCQMRRYVSMVDLVETAVLMESNIDVEVKQARASQAPKGTLKRTWDDHAADSGTEQTSMSGLRGRKHVRPFKSKACYGCGLTGHIKRNCPGTQLT, encoded by the exons ATGTCTGGAGGTTATCATGATCCACGTGGCTTCTCTCCCGAGAGACTATTGGAAGATCTTCAAATACAGACTGTTGAAATCCAAAGGCTTTTTAGTGATAACCACAGACTAGCTGAAGACCGAGTGCTTTTAGATCGAGAACTGGGCTCTTCCAAGGAAGAGCTTCACCGAATGAGTCTCGCTCTCTCTGAACTCCGTGCTGAATATGATCATCAATCCAGGGAGTTCAGCGAGAGAATGCAGGACGATGCTCGTGCTTTGGATTCTTGTAAGGAAGAGATTCACCGAATGAAACTCATGGTTTCTGATCTCCGTGCTGAGCAAGATCTGCAATCGAGGGAGTTTAGTGAGAAAAGGGAGGAGGATGGTCGTGCTATAGAGTCTTATAAGGAAGAGAATGCAGAGTTGCGCGGTGAAGTTCAGAAGCTAAATGGCGTAAAACGTGAACTTGGTGGAGATGTTGAGATACTTAGGAAAGATTTGGTCAAGTTGCAGTCGGAGAACAAGCAGGTTCCTGGTTTGAGAGCTGAGGTTCAAGACTTGAAGAAAGAGCTTATGCACGCTAG AGGTGCTATTGAGTATGAGAAGAAGGAAAAGTTTGAGCTTATGGAGCAGCGGCAGTCTATGGAAAATAACATGGTTTCTATGGCGCGTGAAGTTGAAAAGCTACGAGCAGAACTTGCTGCTGTTGATAGTAGGCCCTGGGGCTATG GTGGATCATATGGGATGAATTTCAACAATATGGATGGCAGCTTCCGTGGTTCTTATGGAGAGCACAATGGTTTTCTG ATGCCATCCGAGAGAGGAATGAACCTTCAGGCCCAGCCAAGAAACACTGGAAACCAAACCGCATCCAACCGAGCTGAGGCAGCAGAGATACTCGAGTGCACACGCAGCGTGGGGCAGCCGCAGAATGGTGCGAATGGCCAAGCACAGGTTCCAGTGGGAGACACTGCGGCAGTAAGTGCAGCCGTCTTGCATGGACTCAAGGAGCTGTTTGGGCCGTTGCTACAACAGAACTCCGCAGGGGGACTGGCCTCTCGGGCCGCAGCGGTTCTGCAAGTACAAGGAGGTGCCGGTCTGGAAAAGCCTTCTCCGCTTGTGCCAGCAACCGGGCCAATACCTTCATACTGGGACGCATTAAGACGGATGAGGGACTTGGGTACTGAGACCTTCGGTGGTGGTGCTGACCGGGTAGCCGCAGACAACTGGTGGCAACTGCTGGAAAGGAACTTTGAGTTCAGCATGTGTCCAGTGGAATACCGAAAGGAATTAGCAGCCCATTACTTGAGGGAAGAAGCCCATATCTGGTGGGAAAATGTGGTTCAGGGAACTCCAGAAGGGTATGTGCTCAACTGGTACGACTTCAAGGATGAATTCGCCAGGAGATACTTTCCGGAGGAAGCCATCGATCAGATGGATAAAGACTTCGCGGAGCTGCGTCAGGGAACTAGAACCGTGAGGGAGTACGAGCAGGAGTTCCATCGTCTGAGAAAGTTTGTAAGCAGGTGCGTTGATGAGAGGGAACATATAAAAAAGTTCGTGAGGGGCTTGCGGGTTGACATTAAGAACCGATGCCAAATGCGGAGGTACGTGAGCATGGTTGATTTGGTGGAGACGGCAGTCCTGATGGAGAGTAACATTGACGTGGAAGTTAAGCAAGCTAGAGCATCCCAAGCGCCAAAGGGAACTCTAAAACGGACATGGGACGACCATGCTGCAGATTCAGGAACAGAGCAGACATCCATGTCGGGACTGCGTGGGCGGAAACACGTTCGACCATTCAAAAGTAAGGCATGTTATGGATGTGGTCTTACGGGGCATATTAAGCGGAATTGCCCGGGAACTCAGCTCACGTAG
- the LOC108806671 gene encoding dirigent protein 20, which translates to MAKLIFFLAVQIFLLAIVSSTGDDGENFARTIDRKLLGLHKKEKLTHFKVYWHDILSGPNPTSIMIQPPVTNNSYFGAISMIDNALTAKVPMNSTLLGQAQGFYAGAAQKELGFLMAMNFAFKTGKYNGSTITILGRNTAMSEVREMPIVGGSGLFRFARGYAEARTKWINLKNGDATVEYSCYVLHY; encoded by the coding sequence TTTCTTCTTAGCCGTCCAAATCTTCCTCCTCGCCATCGTTTCTTCCACCGGAGACGACGGAGAAAACTTTGCCAGAACCATAGATCGGAAGCTTCTCGGTCTCCACAAGAAAGAGAAGCTAACCCATTTCAAAGTCTATTGGCACGACATCTTAAGTGGTCCAAACCCAACCTCCATCatgattcaaccaccagttacAAACAATTCCTACTTCGGAGCCATCTCCATGATCGACAACGCCTTGACGGCGAAAGTTCCGATGAACTCAACTCTGTTGGGTCAGGCCCAAGGCTTTTACGCCGGAGCAGCCCAAAAGGAATTGGGTTTTCTAATGGCGATGAACTTTGCTTTTAAGACAGGGAAGTACAACGGAAGCACCATCACGATTCTTGGTCGGAACACCGCGATGTCGGAGGTCAGAGAAATGCCTATTGTCGGAGGAAGTGGGCTTTTCCGATTTGCTAGAGGGTACGCTGAGGCTCGGACAAAGTGGATTAATCTCAAGAACGGCGATGCTACTGTTGAGTATAGCTGTTATGTCTTGCACTATTGA